The Polaribacter sp. HaHaR_3_91 genomic sequence GAATAAAATCAAACTACTTATGTCTACCTTTTAACTCTTCTTCAATATCTTTTAAAGTAAATCCTTTTGCTTGTAATAACATTAAGTAATGGAACATTAAATCTGCAGATTCATACAAAAATAACTCGTCGTTATTATCCATTGCTTCAATTACAGTTTCTACAGCCTCCTCACCTACTTTTTGTGCTACTTTATTAATTCCTTTAGCAAATAAACTTGCTACATAAGATTTTTTAGTGTCTTTGTTAGCTACTCTTTCTGTAATTACGTCCTCTAACGTAGAAAAGAAACCATAGTTTGGTTTGTTTTCTTCTCCCCAACACGTTTCTGTTCCTTTATGGCAGGTTGGACCATTCGGATTTACAGAAACTAATAATGTGTCATTATCACAATCTAGCTTTATATCTACTAAATTCAATACATTTCCACTTTCTTCACCTTTTGTCCAAAGCCTATTTTTAGTTCTAGAAAAGAAAGTAACTAATTTAGTTTCTTGCGTTTTTGCAAAAGCTTCCTCATTCATATACCCCAACATCAATACATTTTTTGTGGTTGCATCTTGAATGATTGCAGGTACTAATCCGTCGTTGTTTTTATTGAAATCGATATTCATAATATTATTTTTATACTGTATTGTCATTTCAAAATGAGCTTTTTCAGAGATTTAGATTCCTCCTCATTCTTTATTCGGAATGACATTTTTATTTCTGTTATTTTCTGTCAGTTCGAGTGATTTCGATTTTTCATCGAAATTGTATCGAGAACTTTTTGTTTATTATCAATTCTGAAATTCCTTTTTCTTAGGAATAACATTCTTTATATTTTATAGTCTAACTGGTATATTTTGTTTTTTCAACTCTTCTTTCAACTCCAAAATAGGAATTTCACCAAAATGAAAAACACTTGCAGCTAATGCTGCATCTGCTTTCCCTTCTTTAAACGTATCTGCAAAATGCTGAATTGTTCCTGCACCT encodes the following:
- the hisIE gene encoding bifunctional phosphoribosyl-AMP cyclohydrolase/phosphoribosyl-ATP diphosphatase HisIE, whose amino-acid sequence is MNIDFNKNNDGLVPAIIQDATTKNVLMLGYMNEEAFAKTQETKLVTFFSRTKNRLWTKGEESGNVLNLVDIKLDCDNDTLLVSVNPNGPTCHKGTETCWGEENKPNYGFFSTLEDVITERVANKDTKKSYVASLFAKGINKVAQKVGEEAVETVIEAMDNNDELFLYESADLMFHYLMLLQAKGFTLKDIEEELKGRHK